One genomic window of Methanobacterium sp. Maddingley MBC34 includes the following:
- a CDS encoding putative membrane protein (PFAM: ABC-2 type transporter): MVLTALCFVGFGIMVSARVSTQEDYTQMVMPFTMPMMFVSGVFYPIETMPWIFQKIAYITPLTYANDALRGVMLKGAGIGDIWIDIAVLAGFTLLFFAMGVTRFNRDI, translated from the coding sequence CTGGTACTCACTGCATTGTGCTTTGTAGGTTTTGGAATAATGGTTTCTGCCAGGGTGTCAACTCAGGAAGATTACACCCAGATGGTGATGCCCTTCACCATGCCCATGATGTTCGTTTCAGGAGTTTTCTACCCCATTGAAACCATGCCCTGGATATTCCAGAAAATAGCATACATAACACCTTTAACCTATGCTAACGACGCATTAAGAGGAGTTATGTTAAAAGGAGCAGGAATAGGAGATATATGGATAGATATAGCTGTTCTTGCGGGTTTCACCCTACTATTCTTCGCTATGGGCGTAACCAGATTTAACAGAGACATTTAA
- a CDS encoding PQQ enzyme repeat-containing protein (PFAM: PQQ enzyme repeat) codes for MDIGKKQILLGFMITCLMASPMGIASVAGADWNSFHENAQHTGFTDQAADFTPTVWYFNTQGAIKSSPAIMNKIIYFGSNDGHVYAVNMEDGTKLWDYKTDGAVVSSPALAGDVLYVGSSDGYLYAQDTKNGDVKWKYKTGNAIESSPVVQGNRVYVGSNDGRVYAIDIDNGTKVWEYNTGNSVRSSPVISGSTLFVGSDDGKIYALDTDTGNKTWEYTTGDKVESSPAVMNDMVYVGSDDGKVYALSTSDGTLQWNYDMGKAVASSPTIDTNDNSLFVGADNGKMMCLDTRTGVEKWNYTASGAVKTTAAITDNKVVFGSDGGTVYIVNKYNGNEEWSYNPGYGILNQPMQSSPATYGNMIYIGADDGSLYALNNDKKTAPMSVYVYYIGAGIVIIIAILLIGRAVRDRRKNKE; via the coding sequence ATGGATATTGGAAAAAAGCAAATCCTTCTCGGATTTATGATAACATGCCTTATGGCATCGCCAATGGGCATTGCATCAGTTGCTGGCGCGGATTGGAATTCGTTCCATGAAAACGCCCAGCACACAGGTTTTACTGACCAGGCCGCAGATTTCACACCTACAGTATGGTATTTCAACACACAGGGAGCGATAAAATCATCCCCTGCCATAATGAACAAAATAATCTATTTTGGTTCTAATGATGGCCATGTTTACGCAGTCAACATGGAAGACGGTACCAAACTTTGGGATTACAAAACTGACGGAGCCGTAGTATCCTCTCCTGCCCTGGCGGGAGATGTTCTTTACGTGGGATCATCAGACGGATACCTTTATGCCCAAGATACCAAAAATGGTGATGTTAAGTGGAAATACAAAACTGGTAATGCCATTGAATCCTCACCAGTGGTCCAAGGTAATCGGGTATACGTAGGTTCAAACGATGGCCGGGTTTATGCAATAGATATAGATAACGGGACCAAAGTATGGGAATATAACACTGGTAATTCAGTTAGATCATCCCCAGTTATCTCTGGAAGCACACTGTTTGTTGGATCAGACGATGGAAAAATATACGCCCTGGATACCGATACAGGTAATAAAACATGGGAATACACCACCGGAGATAAGGTGGAATCATCACCCGCAGTGATGAATGATATGGTTTATGTTGGATCAGACGATGGGAAAGTATACGCCCTTAGTACCTCTGATGGAACACTCCAGTGGAACTACGATATGGGCAAAGCAGTTGCTTCCTCACCAACAATTGACACCAATGACAACAGCCTGTTTGTAGGGGCTGACAACGGTAAGATGATGTGTTTGGACACCCGAACAGGGGTGGAAAAATGGAATTACACCGCCAGTGGTGCGGTGAAGACCACAGCAGCCATCACCGATAACAAAGTAGTATTTGGATCCGATGGAGGTACGGTTTACATAGTGAACAAGTACAACGGTAACGAAGAGTGGAGCTACAATCCGGGCTATGGTATCCTTAACCAACCAATGCAGTCTTCTCCAGCAACCTACGGAAACATGATCTACATTGGTGCAGATGATGGATCACTGTACGCCCTTAATAACGACAAAAAAACCGCTCCCATGTCAGTATACGTCTACTACATCGGTGCAGGCATAGTAATCATAATTGCCATTTTACTGATTGGTAGAGCTGTACGTGACCGGCGAAAAAATAAGGAATAA
- a CDS encoding nucleoid protein Alba (PFAM: Alba~TIGRFAM: DNA-binding protein Alba), with translation MSEENVVYIGNKPVMNYVLAVVTQMNGGTNEVILKARGRAISRAVDVAEIVRNRFITDVDIGGIEICTEEIMNNEGTSTNVSAIEIQLAKEFSK, from the coding sequence ATGTCAGAGGAAAATGTGGTGTACATTGGAAACAAACCGGTAATGAACTATGTATTAGCTGTAGTAACACAGATGAACGGCGGTACCAACGAAGTAATACTAAAAGCCAGAGGACGAGCCATTTCTAGAGCAGTGGATGTTGCAGAGATAGTCAGAAACAGATTCATAACTGATGTGGATATTGGAGGCATTGAAATATGCACAGAAGAAATTATGAATAATGAGGGAACCTCCACCAATGTTTCGGCCATTGAAATACAGCTTGCAAAGGAGTTCAGTAAATAG
- a CDS encoding PAS domain S-box (PFAM: Response regulator receiver domain; PAS fold~TIGRFAM: PAS domain S-box): protein MANINILIVEDERITAEDMKKALNSVGFNVPAIVSTGEEAIKASEELKPDLVLMDIKLEGEMDGIQAAEKIRSKLGIPIIYLTAYSDEKTVQRAKITEPSGFILKQPYGFLRKPFEESELNTAIEITLYRDRLEKKLRKHDKWLGAMLRSISDGVIATDPHGQVRFMNSMAEELTGWLEEYALGHDVRDIFKPMDYKFPKGEDISMNESHFKRAILPTKDGSKITVDGSVTLIKDFEDNVDGFVVIFRAIDS, encoded by the coding sequence ATGGCCAATATAAATATCCTGATAGTGGAAGATGAGAGGATTACCGCTGAAGACATGAAAAAAGCCTTAAATAGTGTTGGTTTTAATGTACCGGCCATTGTGTCTACTGGTGAAGAGGCTATTAAAGCATCTGAAGAGTTAAAACCGGATCTGGTGCTCATGGACATCAAACTGGAAGGTGAAATGGATGGTATTCAGGCTGCAGAAAAGATCCGTTCCAAACTGGGAATTCCCATTATCTACCTGACGGCTTACTCTGATGAGAAAACAGTTCAACGGGCCAAAATAACCGAACCTTCTGGATTTATTCTCAAACAACCATATGGATTTTTACGCAAACCATTCGAAGAAAGTGAACTAAATACTGCCATTGAAATAACCCTGTACCGGGATCGGCTGGAAAAAAAGCTCCGAAAACATGATAAATGGTTAGGGGCTATGCTCAGAAGCATCAGTGATGGGGTAATTGCCACGGATCCCCATGGCCAGGTTAGATTCATGAATTCAATGGCTGAAGAATTAACAGGCTGGCTGGAGGAATATGCTTTAGGTCATGATGTACGGGATATATTCAAACCCATGGATTACAAATTCCCCAAGGGTGAGGACATTTCTATGAATGAATCTCATTTCAAGAGAGCCATTCTACCAACCAAAGATGGAAGTAAAATAACAGTTGATGGCAGTGTGACCCTAATTAAAGATTTTGAGGATAATGTAGATGGTTTTGTGGTAATATTCCGCGCAATTGACTCATAA